One genomic segment of Hymenobacter psoromatis includes these proteins:
- a CDS encoding PIN domain-containing protein — protein MKGNNFQILPILDKHLVIYATLPQVKDHRDPFDRLLIAQALSEDLTLISRDGKFTDYAGLKLRWA, from the coding sequence GTGAAAGGTAATAACTTTCAGATTTTGCCCATTCTTGATAAGCACTTGGTTATCTACGCTACTTTGCCGCAGGTAAAAGACCACCGCGACCCGTTCGACCGCCTGCTCATCGCCCAGGCCTTGAGCGAGGACCTAACGCTGATAAGCCGCGACGGTAAGTTTACCGACTACGCGGGCCTGAAGCTGCGCTGGGCGTAA
- a CDS encoding PepSY-associated TM helix domain-containing protein, producing MTFKKAIGNLHLWLGLSSGLIVFIVSLTGAIFTFQDEIRDAVQPWRLVAAPARAVPLPPSRLLAAVVASHPGATPSWTTYYAPNRSATVYFTTKAGGNYVASLNPYTGRVLHEQDLATDFFTIVQALHMYLLLPPAVGEWVVGIAITIFLVMLGTGLVLWWPKRKQERRQRITIKWGAKWRRLNYDLHQVLGFYIAAGAFVIALTGLFMSFGSWMQAASLVANAGRHYPLEEVPPTVDTLAAAVAPARPLVDVAYAQVRQRSPTAAMVLIGPSAGAKQPVYCLTYQKALHYYHRDEYYFHPVSGQLLRALPHAAKSNGKKLGDLNYDLHTGQLLGLGGKIVAFLISLLSASLPVTGTLLWWGRRHKTPKRRVALAPAA from the coding sequence ATGACTTTCAAAAAAGCTATCGGCAACCTGCACCTGTGGCTGGGCCTTAGCTCGGGGCTGATAGTCTTTATTGTGAGCTTGACGGGGGCGATTTTCACCTTTCAGGATGAAATTCGGGATGCCGTGCAGCCGTGGCGGCTGGTGGCCGCACCGGCCCGCGCGGTGCCCCTACCCCCCTCACGGCTGCTGGCGGCGGTGGTGGCCAGCCACCCCGGCGCTACCCCCTCCTGGACGACCTACTACGCGCCCAACCGCTCGGCCACGGTATACTTCACCACCAAGGCCGGCGGCAACTACGTGGCGTCGCTCAATCCCTACACTGGCCGGGTGCTACACGAGCAGGATTTAGCGACTGATTTTTTCACCATCGTGCAGGCGCTGCACATGTACCTGCTGCTGCCGCCCGCCGTGGGCGAGTGGGTAGTAGGTATCGCCATTACCATTTTTTTGGTGATGCTAGGCACCGGCCTGGTACTGTGGTGGCCCAAGCGCAAGCAGGAGCGCCGGCAGCGCATCACCATAAAATGGGGCGCTAAGTGGCGGCGGCTCAACTACGACCTGCACCAAGTACTGGGGTTTTACATCGCGGCCGGCGCGTTTGTCATTGCCCTCACAGGTTTGTTTATGAGCTTTGGCTCGTGGATGCAGGCGGCCAGCCTCGTGGCCAACGCCGGCCGTCACTACCCCCTCGAAGAAGTGCCGCCCACCGTGGACACGCTGGCGGCTGCCGTGGCCCCGGCCCGGCCGCTGGTCGATGTGGCCTACGCGCAGGTGCGCCAGCGCTCGCCCACCGCCGCTATGGTGCTCATCGGGCCCAGCGCCGGGGCCAAGCAGCCCGTGTATTGCCTCACCTACCAAAAGGCGCTGCACTACTACCATCGCGACGAGTACTATTTCCACCCCGTGTCGGGCCAACTGCTACGCGCCCTACCCCATGCCGCCAAGAGCAACGGCAAGAAGCTCGGCGACCTCAACTACGACCTGCACACCGGCCAACTGCTGGGCCTGGGTGGCAAAATCGTAGCCTTCTTGATAAGCCTGCTCTCAGCCAGCCTGCCCGTCACGGGCACGCTGCTATGGTGGGGCCGCCGCCACAAAACGCCCAAGCGCCGGGTGGCACTGGCGCCCGCGGCTTAG